A stretch of the Malus sylvestris chromosome 10, drMalSylv7.2, whole genome shotgun sequence genome encodes the following:
- the LOC126585830 gene encoding FRIGIDA-like protein 3 — protein sequence MDNTHSVSTLIDCTTSKIQQLQKAFSELESHRAVTLNLKWKELEAHFHGLEKSLKRRFDELESQEKEFETRTVEAQKLLEKRQAAVVAKEQASLEILQKKRDAAAYAITNAREKQRKVSTEEPSVVTDDGQGEPPSVEEKPPDMIVSDSNCEEMKSPEMGSIKVMSYPQLAKLCEQMDTEGLHKFISDNRKNLASIREEIPFALRAAANPALFVLESLEDFYRLEGPNTDRKKDANLLGVRRTCIMLMECLSTLLTNPELVSASDIITEEVKDMAEAIAEEWKPKLDALDMDASNGNSLEAHAFLQLLGTFGISSGFDEEELFRIIPMVSRRRQAADLCRSLGLTERMPGVIEVLVNSGRQIDAVNLAFAFELTGTFSPVPLLKSYLKEARKTSPVKSGNASPTAQNEVNDRELAALKAVLKSIEEHKLEEQYPVDPLQKRVLQLEKAKADKKRVAEAAKPQPKRPRANGVGYAPRITNVVTDKTFYPRVADNRYPQYMYDRQFVYPGPADNHCPSLLGSATYNMSPAHGNYYATGYQYQPAAYLH from the exons ATGGATAATACCCATTCCGTTTCCACGCTGATAGATTGTACAACATCTAAGATACAACAACTTCAGAAAGCATTTTCTGAACTTGAGAGCCACAGAGCTGTAACCCTGAACTTGAAGTGGAAAGAACTTGAAGCACATTTCCACGGTCTTGAAAAGTCCTTAAAGAGGCGTTTTGATGAGCTGGAAAGCCAAGAAAAGGAGTTCGAAACCCGAACAGTTGAAGCCCAAAAACTGTTAGAAAAGCGGCAAGCTGCTGTTGTGGCCAAGGAACAAGCTTCACTGGAGATTCTTCAAAAGAAGAGAGATGCTGCTGCATATGCTATTACTAATGCTCGAGAGAAGCAAAGGAAGGTATCAACTGAGGAGCCTTCTGTTGTCACTGATGATGGCCAAGGTGAGCCACCAAGTGTGGAAGAGAAACCACCAGATATGATAGTTTCTGATAGTAACTGCGAAGAAATGAAAAGTCCTGAAATGGGGAGTATAAAGGTGATGTCCTATCCCCAGTTAGCGAAGCTGTGTGAACAGATGGACACAGAAGGTCTCCACAAATTTATATCAGATAACCGAAAGAACCTCGCTTCCATAAGGGAGGAAATTCCATTTGCACTAAGAGCTGCAGCCAACCCTGCCTTATTTGTCTTGGAATCTTTGGAAGACTTTTACCGCCTAGAAGGGCCCAATACGGACCGGAAGAAGGATGCAAACCTGTTGGGTGTCCGTCGAACTTGTATCATGTTGATGGAGTGTCTGAGCACACTACTAACAAACCCAGAATTAGTCTCTGCGTCTGATATAATTACAGAGGAGGTTAAGGATATGGCAGAGGCAATTGCTGAAGAATGGAAGCCGAAGTTGGATGCTCTTGACATGGATGCTAGCAATGGGAACTCACTAGAGGCTCATGCCTTTTTGCAACTTCTTGGAACTTTTGGCATTTCCTCTGGTTTTGATGAGGAAGAACTATTCAGGATAATACCGATGGTTTCGCGTCGTCGCCAAGCAGCTGACCTTTGCCGTTCTCTTGGATTGACTGAGAGAATGCCAG GTGTTATTGAAGTGTTAGTGAATAGTGGACGGCAAATTGATGCAGTTAACTTGGCTTTTGCCTTCGAATTGACGGGGACGTTCTCTCCTGTGCCTTTGCTGAAGTCCTACTTGAAAGAGGCAAGAAAAACTTCGCCGGTCAAATCTGGAAATGCATCTCCCACAGCACAG AATGAAGTGAACGACCGAGAGCTGGCTGCCCTTAAGGCTGTGCTCAAGTCCATTGAAGAGCATAAGCTTGAGGAGCAGTATCCAGTGGATCCTCTTCAGAAACGGGTTCTTCAGCTGGAAAAGGCCAAGGCAGACAAGAAGAGGGTGGCTGAAGCAGCAAAGCCTCAGCCCAAGAGACCTCGTGCTAACGGTGTTGGATATGCTCCCCGCATCACTAATGTTGTTACTGACAAGACTTTCTATCCTAGAGTTGCTGATAACAGGTACCCGCAGTACATGTATGACAGACAGTTTGTTTACCCGGGACCTGCTGACAACCATTGCCCTTCCCTGCTGGGTTCTGCTACGTACAACATGTCTCCTGCTCATGGAAACTACTATGCAACCGGCTACCAGTACCAGCCTGCAGCGTACCTTCACTAA
- the LOC126585831 gene encoding rhodanese-like domain-containing protein 4A, chloroplastic translates to MESLSMILSFSPPPQNHLKAQKPSTSPPTSLPQTTTIPAISTSLPPNSSHAQFPSTKNTPQTPIFLLEPTHFPHRLPKTQLTTLLTELIATTPFALPSFASESAASAPEQVSDKINLESVLVSIDDFFNRNPFFVAGCTFVWLVVIPLVQAYLRKYKFVLVIDAFRKLRDDPNAQLLDIRDQKSLGYLKSPNLKILNKGTVQVPFSEDDEAGFVKRVLERFANPAETVLCVLGNFDGISIKVAELLFKNGFKEAYAIKGGVGGTKGWLESQETLLPPSMHIYPKKKVKTSQETVTNGVVRGKEDSNGAVTSRNLSTGESQTTDNGRTTKSTDSASQMKNGSRSSSPYPSYPDLKPPSSPTPSKP, encoded by the exons ATGGAGTCCCTCTCCATGATCCTCTCCTTTTCTCCACCACCCCAAAACCACCTCAAAGCCCAGAAACCATCCACCTCTCCACCAACCTCTCTTCCCCAAACCACCACCATTCCCGCCATTTCCACTTCCCTGCCACCCAATTCTTCCCACGCCCAATTTCCCTCCACCAAAAACACTCCTCAGACCCCAATTTTCCTTCTCGAACCCACTCATTTTCCCCACAGATTACCAAAAACCCAACTCACAACACTCCTCACCGAGCTCATTGCAACCACCCCATTTGCCCTTCCTTCTTTCGCTTCCGAATCCGCAGCCTCCGCACCGGAGCAAGTTTCCGACAAAATAAACCTGGAATCAGTCTTGGTCTCGATCGATGACTTTTTCAATCGGAACCCGTTTTTCGTTGCTGGGTGCACGTTCGTATGGCTGGTTGTGATTCCTCTGGTTCAGGCGTATTTGAGAAAGTACAAGTTTGTCCTCGTCATTGACGCGTTTCGGAAGCTCCGGGACGACCCGAATGCTCAGCTGTTGGATATTCGAGACCAGAAGAGCTTGGGATACTTGAAGTCTCCGAATTTGAAGATTTTGAACAAGGGTACTGTGCAGGTTCCGTTTTCGGAGGATGACGAAGCTGGGTTTGTGAAAAGGGTTTTGGAGAGGTTTGCGAACCCAGCAGAGACTGTGCTTTGTGTTCTGGGCAA TTTTGATGGAATTTCCATCAAAGTGGCTGAGTTACTGTTCAAGAATGGTTTCAAAGAGGCTTATGCAATCAAGGGTGGGGTTGGAGGTACAAAAGGGTGGCTG GAATCACAAGAAACTCTTTTGCCACCTTCTATGCATATATACCCCAAGAAGAAGGTTAAAACTTCACAAGAAACTGTGACAAACGGAGTTGTTCGGGGAAAGGAAGACAGCAATGGTGCTGTCACTTCCAGAAATTTGTCCACAGGAGAAAGTCAAACGACAGACAATGGACGCACAACCAAGTCTACAGACTCCGCATCACAAATGAAAAATGGCTCTAGATCATCCTCTCCCTACCCAAGC TATCCAGATTTGAAACCGCCATCTTCCCCAACTCCATCGAAGCCCTGA
- the LOC126586936 gene encoding ubiquitin-like-conjugating enzyme ATG10, producing the protein MEVLGWDGALSSRDFYVAARAFADNWKEFNSPFPPWNWVPSPHLSQLQQQRGYLSLERICLLGSSKEDVNEENHTEEEEGSEPVDNATLVETSRPQVYYHDFHIVYSDSYRVPVLYFRSYYIDGQPLALEEIEKDLPACSSKVLLESKWTFITQEEHP; encoded by the exons ATGGAGGTTTTGGGATGGGATGGAGCCCTCTCGTCACGTGACTTCTATGTCGCAGCACGTGCTTTTGCGGACAACTGGAAAGAATTCAACTCCCCCTTTCCTCCATGGAATTGGGTTCCTTCTCCTCATCTCTCTCAGTTGCAGCAGCAGCGGGGCTACTTGTCATTGGAGAGGATTTGCCTTCTCGGGTCAAGCAAG GAAGATGTTAATGAAGAGAATCACACTGAGGAAGAAGAGGGGTCTGAGCCCGTAGATAATGCCACTCTG GTTGAGACCAGTCGTCCTCAAGTATATTACCACGACTTCCATATAGTCTACAGTGATTCATATCGGGTTCCCGTGCTGTATTTTCGCAGTTACTACATCG ATGGACAGCCTTTGGCATTGGAAGAAATCGAAAAGGACCTACCTGCCTGCTCATCGAAGGTTTTACTGGAATCAAAATGGACATTTATAACTCAGGAG GAGCATCCATAG
- the LOC126586935 gene encoding uncharacterized protein LOC126586935, with the protein MGLQLLKLPNHTVISCRFARTSSSFSFLFSQPNLQELAARWVGVPMHRTFASVKFAKAQPPKKRKRLDEVCLERFQQYSRTFIQSWILQGKVFVDGKVVNKAGTPVSDKAVVHIMAEVPKYVCRAGHKLEAAIEQLGIDVSGKVALDSGLSTGGFTDCLLRYGASFVYGVDVGYGQVAEKIRTHELVSVIERTNLRYLPGLPQKVDLVTLDLSFISIQLVMPAIVNVMKEEATLVTLVKPQFEARRSQVGSGGIVRDPLVHQEVLDRIIKGVENFGFSSKGWIESPLKGAEGNTEFLVHFTRTAKRSEDERKTLNMTEPVHSPESAIKE; encoded by the exons ATGGGGCTTCAGCTTCTCAAGCTCCCAAATCACACCGTAATCTCCTGCCGTTTTGCAAGAACTAGTTCAAgcttctcttttctcttctcGCAACCCAACTTACAGGAGCTCGCTG CGAGATGGGTCGGAGTGCCAATGCATAGAACCTTTGCTTCTGTGAAGTTTGCAAAGGCTCAACCACCAAAGAA GAGGAAGAGGCTAGATGAGGTATGCCTCGAGAGGTTTCAACAGTATAGTCGAACCTTCATCCAGTCATGGATCTTACAAG GGAAAGTATTTGTGGATGGAAAGGTAGTCAACAAAGCCGGGACTCCAGTCTCGGACAAAGCTGTTGTACATATAATGGCTGAAGTCCCAAAATATGTATGTAG AGCAGGACACAAGTTAGAAGCTGCCATTGAACAGCTAGGCATTGATGTTTCAGGCAAAGTAGCTCTTGATTCTGGGTTGTCAACTGGTGGATTTACTGACTGCTTACTTCGGTACGGTGCATCATTTGTTTATGGAGTTGATGTAGGTTATGGACAG GTGGCAGAAAAAATTCGGACGCATGAACTTGTTAGCGTGATAGAAAGAACAAATTTAAGATACCTTCCTGGACTCCCTCAAAAAGTTGACTTGGTGACTTTGGACCTCTCTTTCATCTCCATTCAATTG GTCATGCCTGCTATAGTCAATGTGATGAAGGAAGAGGCGACACTGGTCACCCTGGTTAAACCTCAATTTGAAGCTCGCAGATCACAA GTAGGAAGTGGTGGGATTGTGAGGGATCCATTAGTCCATCAAGAA GTTCTTGATAGGATTATCAAGGGTGTAGAGAATTTTGGATTTAGCAGCAAAGGATGGATCGAGTCTCCACTTAAGGGCGCTGAGGGCAATACAGAATTCCTCGTTCACTTTACTCGGACAGCTAAGAGAAGTGAGGATGAACGTAAAACGTTAAATATGACAGAACCTGTTCATTCTCCCGAATCTGCCATTAAGGAGTAG